In one window of Gemmatimonadales bacterium DNA:
- a CDS encoding alpha-galactosidase → MKIISVLAACLLPALASAQTPAGPPNAPAATKIIAGQVVLTYQGRVLFEGAVSTTGAPAALIQFVDTTDGRVTQVLKWTATGRDRVTVAGVVHGSPETFAAESEPREDGLRVVRHAVGPVSNRLNRAVYDRRGDWLLSVDVPAGVELVPAAAADSAVAYQLTATGGEVSLRFRPRFYQRHRGLAQYRPWEYQPWTKSVAGWTSWYAYFDKVTEQDIRTTADVLGEVLHPFGYDYLQIDDGYQRLPIGLPSHWLNANEKFPGGLDALRTYISGRGLEPGIWTNVSFADKPAAEAHPNWFVRTADGQPARGNWVGYVMDGSSAGTMDTLVTPVYRALKETGWTYFKLDALRHLRYEGYNSYAGYFRERGLDREAVFRGFVEQVRNAIGRDVYLLACWGIRPELIGLVDGMRVGDDGFGYGSFAQYNSFNNVVWRNDPDHIEIHQPDGYKAATLTSLTGSVLMLTDLPEVYRTERAEAARRTAPVIFTRPGQVYDVDPSRSSLLAMANTELSGSGPRPFDADQREIVSLYQLDIARPFEQWTVLARTRDDGEAIPLGEFGLAPGTDYVAFEFWTRRFLGVVRDTMRPGPIDTGFGVQVICLRRRVEHPQLLGSGRHVTCGGPDLQDVAWRTNALSGESSLVAGDSYALYLTEPDGYQFDGVQATGARVVGQGREGAVRVIFLESAQGGAARWEVRYRPS, encoded by the coding sequence ATGAAGATCATCTCCGTTCTTGCCGCCTGCCTGCTGCCCGCCCTCGCGTCGGCCCAGACCCCGGCCGGGCCACCGAACGCCCCCGCCGCCACCAAGATCATCGCCGGACAGGTGGTGCTGACCTATCAGGGCCGAGTGCTGTTCGAGGGAGCCGTTTCGACCACGGGCGCCCCGGCGGCACTGATCCAGTTTGTCGACACGACCGATGGCCGGGTGACGCAGGTGCTGAAGTGGACCGCGACCGGTCGAGACCGTGTGACGGTCGCCGGTGTGGTGCACGGCTCGCCGGAGACGTTCGCCGCCGAGTCGGAGCCCAGGGAAGACGGGCTCCGGGTGGTGCGCCACGCCGTCGGTCCGGTGAGCAACCGGCTCAACCGGGCGGTCTACGATCGGCGCGGCGACTGGCTGCTGTCGGTGGATGTGCCGGCGGGGGTGGAGCTGGTGCCGGCAGCCGCGGCAGACAGCGCCGTCGCCTATCAGCTCACCGCCACCGGCGGCGAGGTCTCACTCCGGTTCCGGCCCCGCTTCTACCAGCGGCATCGTGGCCTGGCCCAGTACCGGCCATGGGAGTATCAGCCGTGGACGAAGTCTGTGGCGGGATGGACGTCCTGGTACGCCTACTTCGACAAGGTGACCGAGCAGGACATCCGGACCACCGCCGATGTGCTCGGCGAGGTCCTCCACCCCTTCGGCTATGACTATCTGCAGATCGACGACGGGTACCAGAGGCTGCCAATTGGTCTGCCGAGCCACTGGCTCAATGCCAACGAGAAATTCCCGGGCGGATTGGACGCCCTGCGGACGTACATCAGCGGCCGGGGGCTCGAGCCCGGCATCTGGACCAACGTGAGCTTTGCGGACAAGCCGGCCGCCGAGGCGCACCCGAACTGGTTTGTGCGGACGGCGGACGGACAGCCCGCCAGGGGGAACTGGGTCGGGTACGTGATGGACGGCAGCTCGGCGGGCACGATGGACACCCTGGTGACACCGGTCTACCGGGCCCTGAAGGAAACGGGGTGGACCTACTTCAAGCTCGATGCGCTGCGGCATCTGCGCTACGAGGGGTACAACAGCTACGCCGGCTACTTCCGCGAGCGGGGGCTGGACCGCGAAGCGGTGTTTCGGGGGTTCGTGGAGCAGGTGCGCAACGCGATCGGACGGGATGTGTACCTCCTGGCCTGCTGGGGCATCCGTCCCGAGCTGATCGGGCTGGTGGACGGCATGCGGGTGGGCGACGACGGCTTCGGCTACGGATCGTTTGCGCAGTACAACTCCTTCAACAACGTCGTCTGGCGCAACGACCCCGACCATATCGAGATTCACCAGCCCGACGGCTACAAGGCGGCGACGCTCACCTCGCTCACCGGGTCGGTCCTGATGCTGACGGACCTCCCCGAGGTCTATCGCACCGAGCGGGCCGAGGCGGCCAGGCGCACCGCGCCGGTGATCTTCACCCGGCCGGGGCAGGTGTACGACGTGGACCCGTCGCGCTCCTCCCTCCTGGCGATGGCGAACACCGAGCTCAGCGGCTCCGGTCCCCGCCCCTTCGACGCCGACCAGCGCGAAATCGTCTCCCTGTACCAACTCGACATCGCGCGGCCGTTCGAACAGTGGACGGTGCTGGCCCGCACCCGCGACGATGGAGAGGCGATTCCCCTCGGTGAATTCGGCCTCGCGCCTGGGACCGACTACGTCGCGTTCGAGTTCTGGACCCGGCGGTTTCTCGGCGTGGTGCGTGACACGATGCGGCCCGGACCGATTGACACAGGCTTTGGGGTGCAGGTGATCTGCCTGCGCAGGCGGGTGGAGCATCCACAGCTGCTCGGCAGCGGGCGCCACGTGACGTGCGGTGGACCTGACCTTCAGGATGTCGCCTGGCGAACAAACGCGCTGAGCGGTGAGAGCAGCCTGGTGGCAGGCGATTCATATGCGCTCTACCTGACCGAGCCGGACGGCTATCAGTTTGACGGCGTACAGGCGACGGGGGCGCGGGTGGTCGGACAGGGCAGGGAAGGGGCGGTGCGCGTCATCTTTCTGGAGAGTGCACAAGGCGGGGCGGCACGGTGGGAGGTACGCTAC
- a CDS encoding solute:sodium symporter family transporter: MSLSPLDIAGFVGFLALVFGVSIAASRRRSTTTEDYFLAGRELNWWLIGISLVASNISTEHFVGLSGRGYELGLAIASYEWMAAVTMVVVALYFLPKFLRAGIFTMPEYLEYRYDGLARSIMAFFMMLAYVLVALATVLYSGSLALNAIIGLDVVTGIWIIGALAGLYVTYGGLRAVVWTELIQGTALLLGALLVFVLSLRAIGGWGEFTNLSAGKLHTVLPWNHPEMPWLAVFIGGLWIPNLFYWGLNQFITQRALAARSLAEGQRGTLFAAAIKVSIPFLIIMPGIMAAHIFPDLIKTPDQAYSVLIRELVPAGLLGIMLAALFGAVLSTFESLLNSAATIFSLDIYQRLWRPDAEQAQLLRVGRWATFALFLVGCLWAPIVGRAGSVFQYIQMFWGFISPGIVAVFLVGMVSPRTPPRAAHGAMLLGIPVYGLLLWFLPGVAFLHHMAITFAVVVLYMAVVTVRQPLAEPVVLPVKAGLVLTPAPHVKWFGAAVIGAVAALYLYFW; this comes from the coding sequence ATGAGCCTCTCTCCGCTCGATATCGCAGGCTTCGTGGGGTTCCTGGCATTGGTGTTCGGGGTGTCGATTGCCGCCTCCCGGCGCCGGAGCACCACCACCGAGGACTACTTCCTGGCCGGCCGAGAGCTCAACTGGTGGCTCATCGGTATTTCGCTCGTCGCCTCCAACATCTCTACCGAACACTTTGTCGGACTGTCCGGTCGCGGCTACGAGCTTGGGCTCGCCATCGCGAGCTATGAGTGGATGGCGGCGGTCACCATGGTGGTGGTGGCGCTCTATTTCCTGCCGAAGTTCCTGCGTGCCGGCATCTTCACCATGCCGGAATACCTCGAGTACCGTTACGACGGGCTGGCCCGGAGCATCATGGCCTTCTTCATGATGCTGGCCTACGTGCTGGTGGCGCTGGCCACGGTGCTCTACAGCGGGTCGCTCGCCCTCAACGCCATCATCGGGCTCGATGTCGTCACCGGCATCTGGATCATCGGCGCCCTCGCCGGTCTCTACGTGACCTACGGTGGCCTCCGTGCCGTGGTCTGGACCGAGCTCATTCAGGGCACCGCCCTCCTCCTCGGCGCGCTGCTCGTTTTCGTGCTGTCGCTCAGGGCCATCGGCGGCTGGGGAGAATTCACCAACCTCTCCGCCGGGAAGTTGCACACCGTCCTTCCCTGGAATCACCCCGAGATGCCGTGGCTCGCGGTATTCATCGGCGGGCTCTGGATTCCCAATCTCTTCTACTGGGGACTCAACCAGTTCATCACCCAGCGGGCGCTGGCGGCACGGAGCCTGGCGGAGGGGCAGCGGGGGACGCTGTTTGCCGCGGCCATCAAGGTCAGCATTCCCTTCCTGATCATCATGCCCGGCATCATGGCGGCACACATCTTTCCCGACCTCATCAAGACGCCCGATCAAGCCTACTCTGTCCTGATCCGCGAGCTGGTCCCCGCCGGCCTCCTCGGCATCATGCTCGCCGCTCTCTTCGGCGCGGTGCTCAGCACGTTCGAGTCGCTTCTCAACTCAGCCGCCACCATCTTCAGCCTCGACATCTACCAGCGGCTCTGGCGGCCGGACGCCGAACAGGCCCAACTGCTCCGGGTAGGGCGATGGGCCACATTCGCGCTCTTCCTGGTGGGATGTCTCTGGGCGCCGATCGTGGGGCGGGCCGGCAGCGTCTTCCAGTACATCCAGATGTTCTGGGGGTTCATCTCGCCAGGGATCGTGGCGGTCTTCCTGGTGGGGATGGTCTCGCCGCGGACGCCCCCGCGGGCGGCGCACGGCGCCATGCTGCTGGGGATCCCGGTCTACGGGCTCCTCCTCTGGTTCCTCCCGGGAGTCGCCTTCCTGCACCACATGGCCATCACCTTCGCGGTGGTCGTCCTATATATGGCGGTGGTCACGGTGCGGCAGCCGCTGGCCGAGCCGGTGGTCCTCCCCGTCAAGGCGGGGCTGGTCCTGACGCCGGCGCCCCACGTGAAGTGGTTCGGCGCGGCGGTGATCGGGGCGGTGGCGGCGCTGTACCTCTATTTCTGGTAG
- a CDS encoding DUF2147 domain-containing protein: MNQRSWRVMATALALILVAGPVSAQAAAKGADAILGTWWTEDSASKVKIVDSAGTYSAVVTWVPNNAEGKPPVDVKNSDSALRTRPILGITILSGFAYGGNGVWNKGKIYAPKKGKSFSGQLTLGADGTLQVKAKSGPASKTVTWVRD; this comes from the coding sequence GTGAACCAACGTTCCTGGCGCGTGATGGCGACCGCGCTGGCGCTGATCCTGGTGGCGGGCCCCGTGTCGGCTCAGGCTGCCGCCAAGGGAGCCGACGCCATCCTCGGCACCTGGTGGACGGAGGACAGCGCCTCGAAGGTAAAGATCGTCGACAGCGCCGGGACCTATTCCGCCGTGGTGACCTGGGTGCCGAACAACGCCGAGGGCAAGCCGCCGGTGGATGTGAAGAACAGCGACTCCGCACTTCGGACCCGGCCGATCCTCGGAATCACGATCCTGTCAGGATTCGCGTACGGAGGAAACGGGGTCTGGAACAAGGGCAAGATCTACGCGCCAAAGAAGGGCAAGAGCTTCAGCGGTCAACTTACGCTCGGCGCTGACGGGACGTTGCAGGTCAAGGCGAAGTCGGGCCCGGCGTCCAAGACCGTCACGTGGGTGAGAGACTAG